Proteins encoded within one genomic window of Deinococcus sedimenti:
- a CDS encoding metallophosphoesterase family protein translates to MRRLVFLLPLLLSASPVPVVADRPVRLAILGDFNGPYGSTSYPAPLTRSVARIVNEWKPEAVLSPGDLIGGQKASLSDAQVRAMWAAFERDVRAPLARAGIPFAFTLGNHDASPRSPRDRREAAAYWTAHVPDLAFVDRADFPFRFSVTLGGGAVFVASLDAAGPDVSAGQRAWLAAQLASPAARGAGARLVVGHLPLAGVSAEKNRPGEVLRDPGALRQVLEVGGVLAYVHGHHAAYYPARLGRLNVLSAGGIGGRAYVGHPGPARSTVTLLTVWPAQDRATLETVDAATGQPVTTATLPARLDGLGGPLTRVDDFRR, encoded by the coding sequence ATGCGCCGTCTCGTGTTCCTGCTGCCGCTGCTGCTCTCGGCGTCCCCCGTGCCCGTGGTGGCGGACCGCCCGGTGCGGCTGGCAATCCTGGGGGATTTCAACGGGCCCTACGGCAGCACCTCCTACCCTGCGCCGCTGACGCGCAGCGTGGCGCGGATCGTGAACGAGTGGAAGCCGGAGGCGGTTCTCTCTCCTGGCGACCTGATCGGCGGGCAGAAGGCCAGCCTGAGTGACGCGCAGGTGCGGGCCATGTGGGCGGCGTTCGAGCGGGACGTGCGCGCACCGCTGGCCCGGGCGGGCATTCCGTTCGCGTTCACGCTGGGCAACCATGACGCCAGTCCCCGCAGTCCCCGTGACCGCCGCGAGGCGGCCGCGTACTGGACCGCGCACGTCCCGGACCTGGCGTTCGTGGACCGCGCGGATTTCCCGTTCCGGTTCAGTGTCACGCTGGGGGGCGGCGCGGTGTTCGTCGCGTCGCTGGACGCCGCCGGGCCGGACGTGTCGGCCGGGCAGCGGGCGTGGCTGGCCGCGCAGCTCGCCTCCCCGGCCGCGCGGGGGGCGGGCGCGCGGCTGGTCGTGGGGCACCTGCCGCTGGCCGGGGTGAGTGCCGAGAAGAACCGCCCCGGCGAGGTCCTGCGCGACCCGGGCGCGTTGCGGCAGGTCCTGGAGGTGGGGGGCGTGCTGGCGTACGTGCACGGGCATCACGCGGCGTACTACCCGGCGCGCCTGGGTCGCCTGAACGTCCTGTCCGCCGGGGGGATCGGCGGCCGGGCGTACGTGGGGCACCCGGGCCCGGCGCGCAGCACGGTCACGCTGCTGACCGTGTGGCCCGCGCAGGACCGCGCCACCCTCGAGACGGTGGACGCCGCGACCGGGCAACCGGTGACGACCGCCACCCTGCCGGCCCGGCTGGACGGGCTCGGCGGTCCGCTGACACGCGTGGACGACTTCCGCCGCTGA
- a CDS encoding branched-chain amino acid ABC transporter permease — protein sequence MNRLIWPALFVLAAAVPFLQPSGYLLDVGVNIMLWAVLAYGLNVMLGYTGLLPLAHAGFFGIGAYTTGILTLKAGWSFWLAWPAGIALSAVAGLLLGLVAFRTRGDAFSIFTLGVGVIITLVINKWDDLTGGNDGLNGVPAPAGLEEASRAIGLKLSGGFYLLALLTLALTVLIVARTRASTFGLSLLAIRGGEDLARSAGVNVYTHKLRAMMLSTALAGLAGGLYATYVGFLGSAVTGPTTTFTVLLYLLVGGLGTLAGPLLGTALIYSLTQTLKGLQDYQYLVFGPLLVLLVMYAPHGLAGLWARLRAARPARAAKPKEVSGA from the coding sequence GTGAACCGCCTAATCTGGCCCGCGCTGTTCGTGCTGGCGGCCGCCGTGCCGTTCCTGCAGCCCAGCGGGTACCTGCTGGACGTCGGCGTGAACATCATGCTGTGGGCCGTGCTGGCGTACGGCCTGAACGTCATGCTGGGGTACACCGGCCTGCTGCCGCTGGCGCACGCGGGCTTCTTCGGGATCGGGGCGTACACGACCGGCATCCTGACCCTGAAGGCCGGGTGGAGTTTCTGGCTGGCGTGGCCCGCCGGGATCGCCCTGTCCGCCGTGGCGGGGCTGCTGCTGGGGCTGGTGGCGTTCCGCACGCGCGGGGACGCCTTCTCCATCTTCACGCTGGGCGTCGGCGTGATCATCACGCTGGTCATCAACAAGTGGGACGACCTGACCGGCGGGAACGACGGCCTGAACGGCGTTCCCGCCCCCGCCGGGCTGGAGGAGGCCTCACGGGCCATCGGCCTGAAACTGTCCGGGGGCTTCTACCTGCTGGCCCTGCTGACCCTGGCGCTGACCGTGCTGATCGTGGCGCGCACCCGCGCGAGCACCTTCGGGCTGTCCCTGCTCGCCATCCGCGGCGGCGAGGACCTCGCACGCAGCGCGGGCGTCAACGTGTACACGCACAAGCTGCGCGCCATGATGCTCTCCACGGCACTGGCCGGACTGGCCGGCGGCCTGTACGCCACGTACGTGGGTTTCCTCGGCTCCGCCGTGACCGGCCCGACCACGACCTTCACGGTGCTGCTGTACCTGCTCGTCGGGGGCCTGGGCACGCTGGCGGGACCGCTGCTGGGCACCGCACTGATCTACAGCCTCACGCAGACCCTCAAGGGACTGCAGGACTACCAGTACCTGGTGTTCGGGCCGCTGCTGGTGCTGCTCGTCATGTACGCCCCGCACGGCCTGGCGGGCCTGTGGGCGCGGCTGCGTGCCGCCCGACCCGCCCGCGCGGCGAAACCCAAGGAGGTCAGCGGTGCTTGA
- a CDS encoding MmcQ/YjbR family DNA-binding protein yields the protein MPLTTVADLRAHCAALPHSRETFPFDATTLVFKVGPTDAGKMYALTDVQADPLTVSVKVRPERGDELRAAHEAITPGHHLNKRHWVTVTLDVRVPDDLIRDLITGSHALVAGGLTRAQRQDLGL from the coding sequence GTGCCCCTGACCACCGTCGCCGACCTGCGCGCCCACTGCGCCGCGCTGCCGCACTCACGCGAGACGTTTCCGTTCGACGCGACGACCCTGGTGTTCAAGGTCGGCCCCACGGACGCCGGGAAGATGTACGCCCTGACCGACGTGCAGGCCGACCCGCTGACCGTGTCCGTCAAGGTCCGGCCCGAGCGGGGCGACGAACTGCGCGCCGCGCACGAGGCGATCACCCCCGGCCACCACCTGAACAAACGCCACTGGGTGACCGTGACCCTCGACGTCCGCGTGCCCGACGACCTGATCCGCGACCTGATCACCGGCAGTCACGCGCTGGTCGCGGGCGGCCTGACCCGCGCGCAGCGACAGGACCTGGGCCTGTGA
- a CDS encoding carbohydrate kinase family protein, whose amino-acid sequence MTAGGAPLLVCGHANVETVLRLDTPALDAAGSVLPDGLSLNVSGVGVNLLRGLVALGSAARLLTRLGDDVAGRTVRAELRAHDLRVVPARATAQTLAVTRPDGTHVFHRDPKDHADAPAPHDAFRAALPACRATLMTNVGWTRDLLPAARAAGVPILTDVQELTAPDHSYDQPYLRAADVLLLSAARLPDPAAALRALGARARADVIVAGLGGGGALLWTRDTGGVHHQPPFPVPVRHAGGAGDALAAAFAHFLFTRGLPPQEALRLACAAAALKLRGAGSGEGHATEPEVRALAGGPPGTVGCRTAMCRRMRGDRTRNAAWQRGRPGSGDGRASGTSADARK is encoded by the coding sequence GTGACCGCCGGGGGCGCGCCCCTGCTAGTGTGTGGACACGCGAATGTCGAGACGGTGCTGCGGCTGGACACCCCGGCGCTGGACGCGGCGGGGAGCGTCCTGCCGGACGGGCTGAGCCTGAACGTGAGTGGTGTGGGCGTGAACCTGCTGCGGGGCCTCGTGGCGCTGGGCAGCGCGGCGCGGCTGTTGACGCGTTTGGGCGACGACGTGGCCGGGCGGACGGTCCGGGCCGAACTGCGCGCGCACGACCTGCGGGTGGTGCCCGCGCGGGCCACCGCGCAGACGCTCGCCGTGACCCGCCCCGACGGCACGCACGTCTTTCACCGCGACCCGAAGGATCACGCGGACGCCCCCGCCCCGCACGACGCCTTCCGGGCGGCGCTGCCCGCGTGCCGCGCGACGCTGATGACGAACGTCGGCTGGACGCGGGACCTGCTGCCCGCGGCCCGCGCGGCGGGCGTGCCGATCCTGACGGACGTGCAGGAGCTGACCGCGCCGGATCACTCGTACGATCAGCCGTACCTGCGCGCGGCGGACGTGCTGCTGCTGAGCGCCGCGCGCCTGCCTGACCCGGCGGCGGCCCTGCGGGCGCTGGGGGCGCGGGCCCGCGCGGACGTGATCGTGGCCGGGCTGGGCGGAGGCGGCGCGCTGCTGTGGACACGGGACACGGGCGGGGTGCACCACCAGCCGCCCTTCCCGGTTCCCGTGCGGCACGCGGGCGGCGCGGGGGACGCGCTGGCGGCGGCCTTCGCGCACTTCCTGTTCACGCGCGGCCTGCCCCCGCAGGAGGCGCTGCGGCTGGCCTGCGCGGCGGCCGCGCTGAAGCTGCGCGGCGCGGGCAGTGGCGAGGGTCACGCCACGGAACCCGAGGTGCGGGCACTGGCGGGAGGACCGCCGGGGACAGTTGGATGCAGGACGGCAATGTGTCGAAGGATGCGGGGCGACCGGACCCGCAACGCTGCGTGGCAGAGGGGCAGACCGGGTTCAGGCGATGGACGCGCATCTGGCACCTCTGCGGATGCGCGGAAATGA
- a CDS encoding tRNA dihydrouridine synthase, with product MSGSGFYQSRLQRPGAVLAPMAGYSDAPMRQLAAEQGALWTVSEMISARGLMGGGDTEKLNLGRPYPGEQGRVVQLFGAEPDVLAGAVARAEAWFSPAAIDLNMGCPVPKIRGKGGACLLQTPETAYDLVRAMRSATTLDVSAKIRLGWDHDRSLEVAQGLEAAGAALITVHGRTSAQRYTGEADWDAIARVAAGVRVPVVGSGDITTPERARERQRLGVATVMIGRGAVGNPWIFRALATGEDAWPDAPQRARTALRHAELQEQFYDDDTGRLTLRPLRKVLPQYLPDFPQLRQVLTQVVTAADVRRALAPLLGEDGPADLTPPPRAEYAVSHS from the coding sequence ATGAGCGGTTCAGGTTTCTACCAGTCCAGATTGCAGCGGCCCGGCGCGGTCCTCGCCCCCATGGCCGGGTACAGTGACGCCCCCATGCGGCAGCTGGCGGCCGAGCAGGGCGCCCTGTGGACGGTCAGCGAGATGATCAGCGCGCGCGGCCTGATGGGCGGCGGCGACACCGAGAAACTGAACCTGGGCCGCCCCTACCCCGGCGAGCAGGGCCGCGTGGTGCAGCTGTTCGGCGCCGAACCGGACGTCCTGGCGGGCGCCGTGGCCCGCGCCGAGGCGTGGTTCAGCCCGGCGGCGATCGACCTGAACATGGGGTGCCCCGTCCCGAAGATCCGCGGGAAGGGCGGCGCGTGCCTGCTCCAGACGCCCGAGACGGCGTACGACCTGGTGCGGGCCATGCGCTCGGCCACCACGCTGGACGTCAGCGCGAAGATCCGCCTGGGCTGGGATCACGACCGCAGCCTGGAGGTCGCGCAGGGCCTGGAGGCCGCCGGGGCCGCCCTGATCACCGTGCACGGCCGCACCAGCGCGCAGCGCTACACCGGCGAGGCCGACTGGGACGCCATCGCGCGCGTGGCGGCGGGAGTGCGGGTGCCCGTGGTCGGCAGTGGGGACATCACCACGCCCGAACGTGCCCGTGAGCGTCAGCGCCTGGGCGTGGCTACCGTCATGATCGGCCGGGGCGCGGTCGGGAACCCCTGGATCTTCCGGGCACTTGCCACCGGCGAGGACGCCTGGCCGGACGCCCCTCAGCGGGCCCGGACCGCGCTGCGCCACGCCGAGCTGCAGGAGCAGTTCTACGACGACGACACGGGCCGCCTGACCCTGCGCCCGCTGCGCAAGGTGCTGCCGCAGTACCTCCCGGACTTCCCACAGCTGCGGCAGGTGCTGACGCAGGTGGTCACGGCCGCCGACGTGCGCCGCGCCCTGGCCCCCCTGCTGGGTGAGGACGGACCGGCCGACCTCACCCCTCCCCCCCGCGCGGAGTATGCTGTGAGTCATTCATGA
- a CDS encoding ABC transporter substrate-binding protein, which produces MKKRFLFPTLLALAGSSALADKVVSIGYSGPLSGGAAFYGKDVQSGIDMAIAELNRSGVTVKGEKVTFKLVALDDRYLPNETATNVKRLTSQGIDIVFVPHAGGILTVQPLTNRDPEFLLVAYSSEPKILESRNPLTFMLPPRYDNYLQPFAATQMKAFGKRLGLIGTTSAYGKQWTDAISDEWKKQGGTVLSNNGVDYNTTVDYSSAVTKALAEKPDVLFIGGPSQPTALVVKAAREQGFKGGFIVMDQAKFEQMDQVIPRNYLDGSVGVLPTKEFPGTQVFVTLYQRLYKKIPTSEAALNYMGMNIIAKAMELAGTTDDPVAIRAQLNAAAKALPQNKTVFKLFGVTDRGHVDAQFLVASVKGGQYTRLRLIKTFK; this is translated from the coding sequence ATGAAGAAACGGTTCCTCTTCCCCACCCTGCTCGCCCTGGCGGGCAGCTCCGCGCTGGCCGACAAGGTCGTCAGCATCGGCTACTCCGGCCCCCTGTCGGGCGGCGCGGCCTTCTACGGCAAGGATGTCCAGAGCGGCATCGACATGGCCATCGCCGAACTGAACCGCTCGGGCGTGACCGTCAAGGGCGAGAAGGTCACGTTCAAGCTGGTCGCGCTGGATGACCGCTACCTGCCGAACGAGACCGCCACGAACGTCAAACGCCTGACCAGTCAGGGCATCGACATCGTCTTCGTGCCGCACGCCGGGGGCATCCTCACCGTGCAGCCCCTCACCAACCGCGACCCTGAATTCCTGCTGGTGGCGTACTCCAGCGAACCGAAGATCCTCGAGAGCCGCAACCCGCTGACGTTCATGCTCCCGCCCCGCTACGACAACTACCTGCAGCCCTTCGCGGCCACGCAGATGAAAGCGTTCGGTAAGCGCCTGGGCCTGATCGGCACGACCAGCGCGTACGGCAAGCAGTGGACCGACGCGATCAGCGACGAGTGGAAGAAACAGGGCGGCACCGTCCTGTCGAACAACGGCGTGGACTACAACACCACCGTCGACTACTCCAGCGCCGTCACGAAGGCCCTGGCGGAGAAACCCGACGTGCTGTTCATCGGCGGCCCCAGCCAGCCCACCGCGCTGGTCGTGAAGGCCGCGCGCGAACAGGGCTTCAAGGGCGGGTTCATCGTGATGGACCAGGCGAAGTTCGAACAGATGGACCAGGTCATCCCGCGCAACTACCTGGACGGCAGCGTGGGCGTGCTGCCCACCAAGGAGTTCCCCGGCACGCAGGTGTTCGTGACGCTGTACCAGCGCCTGTACAAGAAGATCCCCACCAGCGAGGCCGCGCTGAACTACATGGGCATGAACATCATCGCCAAGGCCATGGAACTCGCCGGGACGACCGACGATCCGGTCGCGATCCGCGCGCAGCTGAACGCCGCCGCGAAGGCCCTGCCGCAGAACAAGACGGTCTTCAAGCTGTTCGGCGTGACCGACCGCGGCCACGTGGACGCACAGTTCCTGGTGGCCAGCGTGAAGGGCGGCCAGTACACACGCCTGCGCCTGATCAAGACCTTCAAGTAA
- a CDS encoding MFS transporter yields MAPLTGLRGYTVIWTGQFFSSLGAGMTTFALALWLWEETHRATAFSLLTVVTFAPLIVLTPLVGALVDRWNGHLKRVMMIGDAARLLTSVLLLALLLGGHLSPGWLYAVVLLEAVTGAFQWPADSAATTVMLRPEDYARAGGIQTAVTSLSAVLAPPLGALLYHSVGLSGLVTLDLLGGALALTSLLLVRVPNPPVSDAGRASRSNLWRESLYGFRFILAHPALLTLQLVFLFGNLLNGLTFTLQTPLILARSGESGGAAALAAVQMAAGLSGVASGLIIAAWGGPKRRLHGVLIGWAVSFGTLLLLGAGPSLPFWMLAAVIGAFSAPLTNSSNQALWQTRTPADIQGKVFAARRVIAMLALPAAAFAAGPLADRVLTPATAPGGTLAGVADALVPAGGAGIALLYLLVGVTGVTVMLAMFTVPRLRAVEHPAPDEPTDEPTRAAPTP; encoded by the coding sequence ATGGCACCCTTGACCGGTCTACGCGGCTACACCGTCATCTGGACGGGACAGTTCTTCAGTTCCCTGGGCGCGGGCATGACGACCTTCGCGCTGGCCCTGTGGCTGTGGGAGGAAACCCACCGCGCCACGGCCTTCTCGCTGCTGACCGTCGTGACGTTCGCCCCGCTGATCGTCCTGACGCCCCTCGTGGGCGCCCTGGTGGACCGCTGGAATGGGCACCTGAAGCGGGTGATGATGATCGGCGACGCCGCCCGACTCCTGACCAGCGTCCTGCTGCTCGCGCTGCTGCTGGGCGGGCACCTCTCACCGGGATGGCTGTACGCGGTCGTGTTGCTGGAAGCCGTGACCGGCGCGTTCCAGTGGCCTGCCGACTCGGCTGCCACGACCGTCATGCTCCGCCCCGAGGACTACGCCCGCGCGGGCGGCATCCAGACTGCCGTCACGTCCCTGAGCGCCGTGCTCGCCCCACCCCTGGGCGCGCTGCTGTACCACAGCGTGGGCCTCAGCGGCCTCGTGACGCTGGACCTGCTGGGCGGCGCGCTGGCCCTGACCAGCCTGCTGCTCGTGCGCGTCCCGAACCCGCCCGTCAGTGACGCGGGCCGCGCCAGCCGCTCGAACCTCTGGCGGGAATCCCTGTACGGCTTCCGGTTCATCCTGGCGCACCCGGCCCTGCTGACCCTGCAACTCGTGTTCCTGTTCGGGAACCTCCTGAACGGCCTGACGTTCACGCTCCAGACCCCCCTGATCCTGGCGCGCAGCGGCGAGTCGGGCGGCGCGGCCGCGCTGGCCGCCGTGCAGATGGCGGCCGGACTCAGCGGCGTCGCCTCGGGCCTGATCATCGCCGCGTGGGGCGGCCCGAAACGCCGCCTGCACGGCGTGCTGATCGGCTGGGCCGTCAGCTTCGGCACGCTGCTGCTGCTCGGCGCGGGCCCCAGCCTGCCGTTCTGGATGCTGGCCGCCGTGATCGGCGCGTTCAGCGCCCCCCTGACCAACAGCAGCAACCAGGCGCTCTGGCAGACCCGCACGCCCGCCGACATTCAGGGCAAGGTGTTCGCCGCGCGGCGCGTGATCGCCATGCTGGCCCTGCCCGCCGCGGCGTTCGCGGCCGGGCCCCTCGCCGACCGCGTCCTGACCCCCGCCACCGCCCCCGGCGGGACCCTGGCGGGCGTGGCCGACGCCCTCGTCCCGGCGGGCGGCGCGGGCATCGCGCTGCTGTACCTGCTGGTGGGCGTGACCGGCGTGACCGTCATGCTGGCCATGTTCACCGTGCCGCGCCTGCGCGCCGTGGAACACCCCGCGCCAGACGAGCCGACGGACGAGCCGACGCGGGCGGCACCCACCCCCTGA
- a CDS encoding branched-chain amino acid ABC transporter permease, with amino-acid sequence MSTVLQQLFNALALGGVYALVALGLTLVYGVMRVPNFAHGGLYMLGAYLTYAALTSLKVGYVPALILSALGVALLAALLERVIFHPLRNAPHVHPMIAAIGVLFFLEALISHPLVFGPDFKQIAEPLPGIVSLGGVTLTWQRLLIIAASVLVMLGLNYFLKRTLTGATIEAMSQNREGARLVGIDTNRVGMLTFALSGALAAVAASLIAPINAVTPSMGEVMNLKVFAIIILGGMGSVPGAIVGAFLLAFTEVFGGFYISLDFADVIGFAMLVIVLALRPQGLFRKGT; translated from the coding sequence TTGTCGACGGTGCTGCAACAACTGTTCAACGCGCTGGCGCTGGGGGGCGTGTACGCCCTGGTGGCGCTGGGACTGACGCTGGTGTACGGCGTGATGCGCGTCCCGAATTTCGCGCATGGGGGCCTGTACATGCTGGGCGCATACCTCACGTACGCCGCGCTGACCAGCCTGAAGGTGGGGTACGTGCCCGCGCTGATTCTCTCGGCGCTGGGCGTGGCGCTGCTGGCCGCGCTGCTGGAGCGCGTGATCTTCCACCCGCTGCGCAACGCGCCGCACGTGCACCCCATGATCGCGGCGATCGGGGTGCTGTTCTTTCTGGAGGCGCTGATCTCGCACCCGCTGGTGTTCGGGCCGGACTTCAAGCAGATCGCCGAGCCGCTGCCCGGCATCGTGAGTCTCGGCGGCGTGACGCTGACGTGGCAGCGCCTGCTGATCATCGCGGCGAGCGTGCTGGTCATGCTGGGCCTGAACTACTTCCTGAAACGTACCCTGACCGGCGCGACCATCGAGGCGATGAGTCAGAACCGCGAGGGCGCGCGGCTGGTCGGCATCGACACCAACCGGGTCGGGATGCTGACCTTCGCGCTCAGCGGGGCGCTCGCGGCGGTCGCGGCGAGCCTGATCGCGCCGATCAACGCGGTGACGCCCAGCATGGGTGAGGTCATGAACCTGAAGGTGTTCGCGATCATCATCCTGGGCGGCATGGGCAGCGTGCCCGGCGCGATCGTGGGCGCGTTCCTGCTGGCGTTCACGGAGGTGTTCGGCGGCTTCTACATCAGCCTGGACTTCGCGGACGTGATCGGCTTCGCGATGCTGGTCATCGTGCTCGCGCTGCGCCCGCAGGGGCTGTTCAGGAAGGGCACGTGA
- a CDS encoding GNAT family N-acetyltransferase has translation MNVTPLALHHAPLLHQLYQAAPGYFALLGTRVPHQKDVERDVEIALLDPRRRLELLYDDRGELFGSLDCKHDYPEPGDLTINLLLIREDRQSQGLGEQVVRHLESRAPVGTARILASVLGENPRGARFWERLGYTFTMDARPVMSWYARPLTPPRVQPATGVPLAGD, from the coding sequence TTGAATGTTACGCCGCTGGCGCTGCACCACGCGCCGCTGCTCCACCAGCTGTATCAGGCCGCACCCGGGTACTTCGCCCTGCTGGGCACCCGGGTTCCCCATCAGAAAGACGTCGAACGTGACGTAGAAATCGCCCTTCTCGACCCCCGGCGCCGACTGGAACTGCTGTACGACGACCGCGGGGAGCTGTTCGGCAGTCTGGACTGCAAGCACGACTATCCCGAGCCCGGGGACCTGACCATCAACCTCCTGCTGATCCGCGAGGACCGTCAGTCGCAGGGCCTGGGTGAACAGGTCGTGCGTCACCTGGAATCCCGCGCGCCGGTCGGCACGGCCCGCATCCTGGCCAGCGTGCTGGGCGAGAACCCCCGTGGCGCGCGCTTCTGGGAGCGGCTGGGCTACACCTTCACGATGGACGCCCGGCCGGTCATGAGCTGGTACGCGCGGCCCCTCACGCCGCCACGCGTGCAACCGGCCACCGGGGTGCCCCTCGCGGGCGACTAG
- a CDS encoding DinB family protein codes for MNVREYYAYLTAAREQLWNYLRALPQADLDRNLIEDADRFHSIKDLLLHVTDVEDHWVHGIVLGDGVQRQFPHDWVRPQAQQYDLSWILDYSREVTRRTCSFLDSEPDLNRSVKLVQDDPASDTVTLDQLLWNVMTHEVRHTAQISLMIRQLGHTPPWLDYMRFMRPQSTSAQAGAPDLDDGLDDAHDDTDEL; via the coding sequence ATGAACGTCCGCGAGTACTACGCCTACCTGACCGCCGCGCGAGAGCAGCTCTGGAACTACCTGCGCGCCCTGCCGCAGGCCGATCTGGACCGCAACCTGATCGAGGACGCCGACCGCTTCCACTCGATCAAGGATCTGCTGCTGCACGTCACGGACGTCGAAGATCACTGGGTGCACGGCATCGTGCTCGGAGACGGCGTGCAGCGGCAGTTCCCGCACGACTGGGTGCGGCCGCAGGCGCAGCAGTACGACCTGAGCTGGATTCTCGACTACAGCCGCGAGGTCACGCGGCGCACCTGCAGTTTCCTGGACAGCGAACCTGACCTGAACCGCAGCGTGAAACTCGTGCAGGACGACCCGGCCAGCGACACCGTCACCCTGGACCAGCTGCTGTGGAACGTCATGACCCACGAGGTCCGCCACACCGCGCAGATCTCGCTGATGATCCGCCAGCTGGGCCACACGCCCCCCTGGCTGGACTACATGCGCTTCATGCGCCCCCAGAGCACCTCCGCGCAGGCGGGCGCCCCCGACCTGGACGACGGTCTGGACGACGCCCACGACGACACCGACGAACTTTAA
- a CDS encoding extracellular catalytic domain type 1 short-chain-length polyhydroxyalkanoate depolymerase gives MRPARAPARSHPAPRLTGLLLPGLLAACAPPATPTQASQPPAGPALHAQATGTWVSGTYSSAYGARFYRLWVPAGFAGSPRPLMVMLHGCLQDGYDFAAGTRMNTLADTRGFLVLYPEQGTLYNSSDCWNWFSTSNQSRGAGEPAVIAGMIGWVKSNYAVDSARVAVAGLSAGAAMANIMGCTYPDLIRGVASVAGVMYQGATTAAGGLNAMTYGSIYDPNGRGTACATEMGSRRRAMPALVFQGSADPTVNPVNATQILTQWAQANDLADGTDNGDPDDTPDATVGGTACRAYTRFDYRTAGGTTRLQRYSVTGLGHAWPGGSSAGSYTDPCAPDASTLILNFFGF, from the coding sequence ATGCGTCCAGCCCGCGCCCCCGCCCGTTCACACCCGGCTCCCCGCCTGACCGGCCTACTGCTCCCGGGCCTGCTCGCCGCCTGCGCGCCGCCCGCCACGCCCACCCAGGCCTCCCAGCCCCCCGCTGGCCCGGCCCTGCACGCGCAGGCGACCGGCACGTGGGTCAGCGGCACGTACAGCAGCGCGTACGGCGCGCGCTTCTACCGCCTGTGGGTCCCCGCCGGGTTTGCGGGCTCGCCCCGCCCCCTGATGGTCATGCTGCACGGCTGCCTGCAGGACGGATACGACTTCGCCGCCGGCACCCGCATGAACACCCTGGCCGACACGCGGGGCTTCCTGGTGCTGTACCCCGAACAGGGCACCCTCTACAACAGCAGCGACTGCTGGAACTGGTTCAGCACGAGCAACCAGTCCCGCGGCGCGGGCGAACCCGCCGTCATCGCCGGGATGATCGGCTGGGTGAAAAGCAACTACGCCGTGGACAGCGCCCGCGTGGCCGTCGCGGGCCTGTCCGCCGGGGCGGCCATGGCGAACATCATGGGCTGCACGTACCCCGACCTGATCCGCGGCGTGGCCAGCGTCGCGGGCGTCATGTACCAGGGTGCCACCACCGCGGCGGGCGGCCTGAACGCCATGACCTACGGCAGCATCTACGACCCCAACGGGCGCGGTACTGCCTGCGCCACCGAGATGGGCAGCCGCCGCCGCGCCATGCCCGCCCTGGTCTTCCAGGGCAGCGCTGACCCGACCGTGAACCCCGTGAATGCTACGCAGATCCTCACGCAGTGGGCGCAGGCGAACGACCTCGCCGACGGCACCGACAACGGCGACCCGGACGACACGCCCGACGCCACCGTGGGCGGCACCGCCTGCCGCGCCTACACCCGCTTCGACTACCGCACCGCAGGCGGCACCACGCGCCTGCAACGCTACTCGGTCACGGGCCTGGGGCACGCGTGGCCCGGCGGGAGCAGCGCCGGATCGTACACCGACCCCTGCGCGCCCGACGCCAGCACCCTCATCCTGAACTTCTTTGGCTTCTGA